The following are encoded together in the Humulus lupulus chromosome 5, drHumLupu1.1, whole genome shotgun sequence genome:
- the LOC133834619 gene encoding uncharacterized protein LOC133834619, translating to MSAISFSKFTASVIYSLSSSSPSSISSHYSIFPTLYPSLLRNFRSSSQSLSPSSPRKLHFRLHIPSCSSKSSEAEEEEESSPEDEWLKKLPDKKKPLYSHSLPCLEAWLRSLGFHQSKEDRAVWLVEKLEWHAQLSLDVTDLYIRYLKTGPGNLEKDMERKFSYALSREDIENAVLGGP from the exons ATGTCTGCCATTTCTTTCTCTAAATTCACAGCCTCTGTAATCTACTCATTGTCCTCATCCTCTCCTTCATCAATTTCTTCTCATTATTCTATATTCCCTACTTTGTATCCTTCCCTTTTGCGAAATTTTCGTTCTTCTTCCCAATCCCTATCTCCCTCTTCTCCCCGGAAACTCCATTTCCGTCTCCATATCCCAAGTTGTTCTTCCAAGTCTTCCGAGGCTGAAGAGGAGGAGGAGTCGTCCCCGGAGGACGAGTGGTTGAAGAAGCTCCCCGACAAGAAGAAGCCCTTGTATTCTCACAGCCTCCCTTGCCTTGAGGCCTGGCTGAGAAGTTTAGGGTTTCATCAGAGCAAAGAAGACAGGGCTGTTTGGCTGGTTGAGAAGCTTGAATGGCATGCCCAGCTCTCGCTTGATGTCACTGATCTCTACATAAG GTATCTAAAGACTGGACCCGGGAATCTCGAAAAGGATATGGAAAGAAAATTCAGTTATGCTCTGAGCAGAGAAGATATTGAGAATGCTGTGCTTGGAGGACCTTAG
- the LOC133834618 gene encoding ABC transporter C family member 10-like: MEDSWTMFCGDDQSGSPFEFLKPSSSCTHHALSIFFDVVLLGTLLFTMIRKLSSKLGQVPARIQGLSTLQIVSAIINGCLGLSFLFLGIWNLVDKLRVSHSPLPMNLWFPPLFQGFTWLLVGLTLSIKVKQLPIALVRLLTILATLFTGLACALSLYAAILNKQVTLEIALDVLSLPGPVLLLLLCTHESCRSEERDEDVKGLYRPLNGNDKDDVHDSVTPFYKAGWFSKFSFWWLNSLMKKGREETLKEEDIPRLRKVDRAESCYLMFLEQLDKQKKKDGFSSQPSVLKIIIFCHWKEILVSGFFALLKVLSLSVGPLLLNAFILVAEGKQSFKYEGYVLVITLFIAKNIESISQRQWYFRSRLIGVQVKSLLTAAIYNKLLRLSNSARIVHSSGEIMNYVTVDAYRIGEFPFWFHQIWTTTLQICIALVILAQAIGLATIAALVAIIFTVMCNAPLSKLQNKFQTKLMMAQDERLKALSEALVNMKVLKLYAWETHLKNVVERLRKVEVKWLSAVQFQKAYNSLLFWSSPILISAASFGACYFLNVPLHANNVFTFVATLRLVQEPVRLLPDVVSVVIQAKVSFTRILNFLGAPELQMARIRNNSTLGKVNNAIVIESADFSWKDNLSKPTLRNINLLVSPGQKMAICGEVGTGKSTLLAAILGEVPNVRGNIQVYGKIAYVSQTAWIQTGTIQENILFGSPMEGKRYRETLERCSLVKDLELLPYGDLTEIGERGVNLSGGQKQRIQLARALYQNADVYLLDDPFSAVDAHTATSLFNEYVMEALSERTVLLVTHQVDFLPAFDSVLLMYDGEILESAPYHQLLSISQEFQDLVNAHKETAGTERPAHINPAEKQGIYSNEIKKSYTDMEFKASKGDQLIKLEEREVGNRGLKPYKQYLNQNKGYLYFSISFLGHFVFCITLIWQNSWMAANVDNPSVSTLWLISVYLLIGIGSILILVFRSHYVALLGINASKSLFSQLLNSLFRSPMSFYDSTPLGRILSRVSSDLSLVDLDVPFTLCVAVGTCINVATNLGVLAVITWQVLIVSIPTVYLAYLLQRYYFATANELMRLNGTTKSKLANHLAESMAGAITIRAFEEEERFFAKNLKLIDINASPYFHSFAANEWLIQRLETLSATILASASLFMVLLPPDTFSSGFIGMALSYGLSMNMALVVCVQNQCTIANYIVSVERLNQYMFIPSEAPEVIDENRPPTNWPDVGKVEIHELQIRYRANTPLVLRGISCTFEGGHKIGIVGRTGSGKTTLIGALFRLVEPTGGKIIVDGIDITTIGLHDLRSRFGVIPQDPTLFNGTVRFNLDPLSRHSDSEIWEVLGKCQLKEAVQEKEGGLDSLVLDDGSNWSMGQRQLFCLGRALLRRSRILVLDEATASIDNATDSILQKTIRIEFADCTVITVAHRIPTVMDCTMVLAMSDGQIVEYDEPMKLMKKEGSLFGKLVNEYWSHLQSAESH; the protein is encoded by the exons ATGGAGGATAGCTGGACTATGTTTTGCGGTGACGATCAGTCTGGTTCACCATTTGAGTTTCTGAAACCTTCTTCGTCTTGCACCCACCACGCCCTAAGTATCTTCTTTGATGTTGTTCTTCTGGGCACGCTCTTGTTCACCATGATTCGAAAGCTGTCCTCAAAACTTGGTCAAGTTCCAGCTAGGATACAAGGCTTGTCGACTCTGCAGATAGTTTCTGCTATTATTAATGGCTGTCTTGGACTGTCTTTTTTGTTCCTTGGTATATGGAATTTAGTAGACAAACTGAGGGTATCCCATTCTCCACTGCCTATGAATTTGTGGTTTCCACCATTATTTCAAGGCTTCACTTGGTTGCTGGTGGGCTTGACTTTGAGTATCAAAGTAAAACAACTCCCAATAGCATTGGTTCGGTTGTTGACCATTCTTGCCACCTTGTTTACTGGATTAGCTTGTGCTTTGTCTTTGTACGCTGCTATTTTGAACAAACAAGTAACGCTTGAGATAGCTTTAGATGTTTTATCTCTTCCAGGACCTGTTCTTCTGTTACTCTTATGTACTCATGAGAGTTGTAGAAGTGAAGAGAGAGATGAGGACGTTAAAGGCCTTTATAGACCTTTGAATGGTAACGATAAAGATGATGTTCATGACTCAGTTACCCCATTTTACAAAGCAGGATGGTTCAGCAAGTTCTCGTTTTGGTGGCTAAACTCGTTGATGAAGAAGGGTAGGGAGGAAACTCTCaaggaagaagatataccaaGGCTGAGGAAAGTTGATAGAGCAGAGAGTTGTTATCTGATGTTCTTGGAGCAATTAGACAAacagaagaagaaagatggttttTCTTCTCAGCCATCAGTATTGAAGATAATCATTTTTTGCCACTGGAAAGAGATTTTGGTATCTGGGTTCTTCGCTTTGCTAAAGGTTTTAAGTCTGTCTGTTGGTCCTTTGCTTCTGAACGCTTTTATTTTGGTGGCAGAAGGAAAGCAGAGTTTCAAATACGAAGGGTATGTGTTGGTGATAACCCTTTTCATTGCAAAGAATATTGAATCTATATCACAAAGACAGTGGTACTTCAGAAGCAGACTAATTGGTGTGCAAGTTAAGTCTTTGCTCACCGCAGCAATTTACAATAAGCTGTTGAGATTATCCAACTCTGCTAGGATAGTTCATTCTAGTGGTGAGATTATGAATTATGTTACTGTTGATGCCTATAGGATTGGAGAATTTCCGTTCTGGTTTCATCAGATTTGGACAACTACCCTCCAAATATGTATTGCCTTAGTAATACTTGCCCAAGCAATTGGACTGGCCACAATAGCAGCCTTGGTTGCCATAATTTTTACTGTGATGTGCAATGCTCCACTTTCTAAGTTACAGAATAAGTTTCAGACAAAACTTATGATGGCTCAAGATGAAAGGCTAAAGGCTCTTAGTGAGGCTCTTGTGAACATGAAGGTGTTGAAGCTATATGCATGGGAAACTCATTTAAAAAATGTGGTAGAGAGGTTGAGGAAAGTGGAGGTGAAATGGCTATCTGCAGTGCAGTTTCAAAAGGCGTATAATTCCCTTCTCTTCTGGTCATCTCCTATTTTGATCTCTGCTGCTTCATTTGGAGCATGTTATTTTCTAAATGTTCCTCTTCACGCCAACAATGTCTTTACTTTCGTAGCAACTCTACGTCTTGTTCAAGAGCCTGTTAGATTGTTACCCGACGTTGTTAGTGTGGTGATTCAAGCAAAGGTTTCATTTACGCGAATTCTAAATTTCCTTGGGGCACCAGAGCTGCAGATGGCAAGAATCAGGAATAACTCTACCCTGGGGAAGGTGAACAATGCCATTGTTATTGAATCAGCTGACTTTTCATGGAAAGATAATTTATCAAAGCCGACTCTGAGAAACATCAACTTATTGGTTAGTCCTGGCCAAAAGATGGCTATATGTGGAGAAGTTGGAACAGGGAAATCAACACTTTTGGCAGCAATTCTAGGTGAAGTTCCAAATGTTCGGGGAAAT ATTCAAGTTTATGGAAAGATAGCCTATGTTTCTCAGACGGCGTGGATACAGACAGGCACaatacaagaaaatattttatttggctCCCCTATGGAGGGTAAAAGGTACAGAGAAACTCTTGAAAGATGTTCACTAGTGAAGGACTTGGAATTGCTTCCTTATGGTGACCTGACTGAAATTGGCGAGAGAGGAGTAAATTTGAGTGGTGGTCAAAAACAACGAATCCAACTTGCTCGTGCCCTTTATCAAAACGCAGATGTCTATCTTTTGGATGATCCATTCAGTGCTGTTGATGCACATACTGCTACAAGCTTGTTTAAT GAATACGTTATGGAAGCACTTTCAGAAAGAACAGTATTGCTTGTAACCCATCAAGTTGATTTCTTGCCTGCTTTTGATTCAGTTTTG TTAATGTATGATGGAGAAATCTTAGAGTCAGCTCCTTACCATCAGTTACTGTCCATAAGCCAAGAGTTTCAAGATCTTGTAAACGCTCACAAAGAGACTGCTGGTACTGAAAGGCCTGCACACATAAATCCTGCAGAGAAACAAGGAATATATAGTAATGAGATTAAGAAGTCttatacagatatggaatttaAAGCATCTAAAGGAGATCAGTTAATTAAGCTAGAAGAAAGAGAAGTAGGGAACAGAGGACTTAAGCCTTACAAGCAATACCTGAATCAGAACAAAGGGTACTTGTACTTCTCCATCAGCTTTCTCGGTCACTTCGTATTTTGCATTACTCTGATCTGGCAAAACTCATGGATGGCTGCCAATGTTGATAATCCTAGTGTCAGCACATTGTGGTTGATCTCGGTGTACTTATTAATAGGAATTGGCTCCATACTGATTCTAGTTTTCAGATCCCATTATGTAGCTTTGTTAGGCATTAATGCCTCAAAGTCTCTTTTTTCACAACTATTAAATTCCCTGTTCCGATCACCCATGTCCTTTTACGACTCCACACCTCTGGGAAGGATACTTAGCCGG GTTTCATCTGATCTAAGCTTAGTGGATCTGGATGTCCCATTCACCTTGTGTGTTGCTGTTGGAACATGTATAAATGTCGCCACAAATCTTGGAGTACTAGCTGTTATCACTTGGCAAGTCTTAATTGTCTCAATCCCAACAGTCTATCTGGCTTACTTGCTACAG AGATACTACTTTGCCACTGCTAATGAACTAATGCGGCTCAACGGTACAACTAAGTCCAAGTTAGCAAACCACCTTGCCGAGTCTATGGCAGGAGCCATAACAATTAGAGCCTTTGAAGAGGAGGAACGCTTCTTCGCCAAGAACCTAAAACTCATTGACATAAACGCTAGCCCATATTTTCATAGTTTTGCAGCAAATGAATGGTTAATCCAACGGTTGGAGACACTCAGTGCAACCATTCTTGCTTCAGCATCATTGTTCATGGTCCTTCTCCCCCCTGACACGTTTAGCTCAG GGTTTATTGGGATGGCACTTTCTTATGGCCTCTCAATGAACATGGCACTCGTAGTTTGTGTTCAGAACCAATGCACTATTGCCAATTACATTGTTTCAGTAGAAAGGCTAAACCAGTACATGTTCATACCGAGTGAAGCCCCTGAAGTGATCGACGAAAATCGTCCCCCAACTAACTGGCCCGATGTGGGGAAAGTAGAGATACATGAGTTACAG ATCAGATATAGAGCCAATACCCCACTTGTTCTTCGTGGGATAAGTTGTACATTTGAAGGAGGACACAAGATTGGCATAGTTGGTCGAACTGGTAGTGGAAAGACTACTTTGATCGGAGCCTTATTTCGGTTGGTGGAGCCAACTGGGGGAAAGATTATAGTTGATGGGATTGACATCACCACAATTGGACTTCATGATCTGAGGTCACGATTTGGTGTAATACCTCAAGATCCTACACTCTTCAATGGAACTGTTAGATTCAATTTGGATCCATTATCTCGACATTCTGACAGCGAAATATGGGAG GTTCTTGGAAAGTGTCAACTTAAAGAAGCTGTTCAAGAGAAGGAAGGAGGTTTGGACTCATTAG TTCTGGATGATGGATCAAACTGGAGCATGGGACAAAGACAATTGTTCTGTTTGGGGCGAGCTCTACTGAGGAGAAGTCGAATATTGGTGCTAGATGAAGCCACTGCATCCATAGACAATGCCACCGATTCGATTCTGCAAAAAACTATTAGAATTGAATTCGCAGATTGCACTGTAATCACTGTAGCTCACCGAATCCCAACTGTTATGGATTGCACCATGGTTCTTGCCATGAGCGATG GACAAATAGTAGAGTATGATGAGCCAATGAAGTTGATGAAGAAAGAAGGATCACTTTTTGGAAAGCTGGTGAATGAATACTGGTCTCATTTGCAGTCAGCTGAATCACATTGA